The region ACACAATGATAGGAGTTCATATTTTTTCAACAAAACCACTACAAAGCGAATAAACCAACCCATCACTCATATCGGCTAAAATCCAAAGCAGTTTAGCACAAAAAATAACCAAGATCTAGCATGTCTAAAAAACAATCCATCTAACTTAATCTCCAGCAGTTGGATTTTTTAAAATCATCAAACCAATTAAAAATCTTAATAAAAATGTAAGGAATACCGCTCAAGTAAAGACAGAAAAATCTATTTGAACGATGAAGTTTAGGCGATTCAAGAATACAACAGGGTCATTAAAGGGTGGGATAAAAGCCAGTGTGAGTTTTGAGTTTATTTTGATTTTTTAAAAATGGGGTTTTTAGTTACTTTATTTTTGCAGTTTGGAGGTTATCGCTTAACTAAGCTCTTTTATATTTTGATTACAGAAAATGCTTTTTAGATTTTTTAAATTTCATGATCAATAAAACAAAGTCAAAGCTTTTGAGTGCTTCTTTTAAAAGGATAAAATCAAAGCGATAACCACCAACCAAGACTAAATCTTGGCTAGCAGTTCATCAAATTTCATACAAATTCAATGGTAGCTAGAGTGGAAGCGTCCCCTCTTCTAAAAGTGGTGCGTTGGATCCTAGTGTATCCGCCATTCCTTTGCGCGTATTTGGGCGCGATTTCAGTTACAAGCTTGTGGGTGGCTTCTTTGTTTTGCAAATATGCAAAAACATGGCGATGCGCGTTAAAATCGCCAACACGAGCCGCTGTCGTTAACTTCTCAATGTAACTGCGCAACTCCTTAGCTTTATAAATCCCTGTTTCAATTTTGTTATGCTCAATCAAAGCAATCGCTAAATTCTTTAATAACGCCTTCCTGTGCGAGCTGGTTCTCCCAAGCTTGCGGTATCCGTGTTTGTGTCTCATCAGTCGTTACCTCCTTTATCTTCTAATTTTTCTAATCTTTTCTTTAAACTTTCTCTTTGTTCAGGGCTTAATTCTGTGCCTACCGGATAGCCCAAATCATTCAATTTTTCAGCGATTTCATCATAGGATTTTTTACCCATGTTCTTCACGCCCTTAAGTTCTTCTTCGCTCATCAACACGAGTTCGCCCACATACTTGATGCCGATTTTATCCAAGCAATTAAAACACCTAGCGCTCAAATTCATGCTTTCAATTTTAGCGCTCAAGTCTTTAGCGTCATCTCTTTGAGCGTAATCGCCTGAATACTCCGTGTTAGCAATGGGCCTTTCGCCAAAAACGCCCAGCTGCTTGCTCATCACTTTCACCGCTGATAAAAACGCTTTATAAGGGTCAATCTGCCCGTCCGTTTCAATGTCAAAAATGATTTTTTCATAGTTAGGATCGCCCTCAACCAAAACATTTTCAATCTCATAAACCACGTTTTTAATCGGCGTGAAAGAGCCGTCTAGCGGCATGTAGCCCTCAGGCATCAATTCCCTTGTGTTTTCGCTTGGGACATACCCCATTCCTTTATAGATAATGAGCGAAAAATTCAATTGAGCGTCTTCGTTGATTGTGGCTAGAGGCATTTCAGGATTGACGATTTCTATCTGCTCAGAATTCAAATCCCTAGCCCTAAGCTCCATAGGCCCTTTAAAAGAATAATCCACCACAACCGATTGGTTTTCTAAAGAGCTATCCTGCCCCACTAACGCCTTAGCTATAAAGCGGATATTCTTTAAATTCATGATAAAAAGCGACACATCTTCAGTAACCCCTCTTAATGAGTCAAACTCATGATGCACACCTTCAATCTTTAAACCTACGGGAGCATACCCCACAGAGCTTAAAAGCAAGAGTCTTCTAATAGGATGAGCGAGCGTAACAGCGTAACCAAACTCAAATGGAGCCAGAGAAATCTTAACCCGATTGCCCTCTTTCTCTAGTACCTTAATTTCTGATGGGATCAAAGGTGCTGTTTTGATAACTTTCATGCTCTAACCCCTTACTTAGAATACAATTCTACAATGAGTCTTTCTTCAATAGGGACAACCACTTCTTCTCTTTCAGGGTAGCGGGTGAAGATGCCGTATTTTTTATCTTTTTCCACATCAATCCATGGCACAATCCCTGTTTGAGCTGTCAATTCCATCGCGCGCACCACTTGAGGGTTGCTCTTGGTTTTTTCTTTGATCTCAATTTTTTGCCCTGAACGCACGAAATAAGAGGGAATATCCAAACGCTTACCATCCACAAGCACATGCCCATGCGTTACCAATTGCCTAGCAGAGCTTCTAGTGGTCGCAAACCCCATGCGATAGACGACATTATCCAATCTTCTTTCAATCAAACGGATAAGGTTTTCACCCGTATTGCCGTCCAAGCGATTGGCTTCCACAAAAATACTCCTGAATTGCTTTTCAGAAATGCCATACATCATTTTAGCTTTTTGCTTTTCTTTCAATTGCAACCCGTAATCAGAAGTCTTAGCGCGTCTTTGCCCATGCTGGCCTGGCCCATAAGCCCTTTTATCTAGCGCGCTCTTCCCACTCAATCGCCTTTCACCTTTTAAAGCTAAAGAAACCCCAAAACGCCTTTCTAGTCTTTCTACTGCGCCTCTATATCTTGCCATAAAGCCTCCTTACACTCTTCTTCTTTTAGGGGGTCTGCAACCATTATGAGGGAGCGGGGTGATGTCTTTAATCCAAAGCACTTTAACGCCCTCTGTCGCACCCACGCTCTTAATGGCGGTCTCACGCCCACTACCTGGCCCTTGAACCTTAATGCCCACTTCTTTAACGCCATGCTCTTTAGCCTTGCTTAGAGCACTTTCTACAGCTTGTTGGGCCGCATAAGGGGTGGATTTTTTAGAGCCTTTAAACCCTAAACCGCCCGCCGTGCTCCAGCAAATCACATTGCCCATTTCATCAGTGATAGTGATGTTGGTGTTGTTAAAGGTCGCTGAAATATAAACAACCCCTCTAGCAATATTCTTTTTGACTACTTTCTTTTTAGCCGTTACATTTCTCTTAGCCATTAAATCATCATCTCCTTATTTGCTACTTGCTGCCCACGGTTTTTTTCTTACCCTTACGAGTCCTAGCGTTATTTTTAGTGGTTTGGCCCCTTACAGGAAGACCCTTACGATGCCTGATCCCACGATAATTCCCTAAGTCCATTAAAGATTTAATATCCATTTGAACTTTTTTACGCAAATCGCCCTCTACTAGGTAGCTTTGTTGGATTTTTTTAGCGATACCAGACACTTCATCTTCATTCAATTCATGCACGCGCTTGTCAAAAGAAATGC is a window of Helicobacter pylori NQ4053 DNA encoding:
- the rpsK gene encoding 30S ribosomal protein S11 — translated: MAKRNVTAKKKVVKKNIARGVVYISATFNNTNITITDEMGNVICWSTAGGLGFKGSKKSTPYAAQQAVESALSKAKEHGVKEVGIKVQGPGSGRETAIKSVGATEGVKVLWIKDITPLPHNGCRPPKRRRV
- a CDS encoding DNA-directed RNA polymerase subunit alpha, with the translated sequence MKVIKTAPLIPSEIKVLEKEGNRVKISLAPFEFGYAVTLAHPIRRLLLLSSVGYAPVGLKIEGVHHEFDSLRGVTEDVSLFIMNLKNIRFIAKALVGQDSSLENQSVVVDYSFKGPMELRARDLNSEQIEIVNPEMPLATINEDAQLNFSLIIYKGMGYVPSENTRELMPEGYMPLDGSFTPIKNVVYEIENVLVEGDPNYEKIIFDIETDGQIDPYKAFLSAVKVMSKQLGVFGERPIANTEYSGDYAQRDDAKDLSAKIESMNLSARCFNCLDKIGIKYVGELVLMSEEELKGVKNMGKKSYDEIAEKLNDLGYPVGTELSPEQRESLKKRLEKLEDKGGND
- the rplQ gene encoding 50S ribosomal protein L17; the encoded protein is MRHKHGYRKLGRTSSHRKALLKNLAIALIEHNKIETGIYKAKELRSYIEKLTTAARVGDFNAHRHVFAYLQNKEATHKLVTEIAPKYAQRNGGYTRIQRTTFRRGDASTLATIEFV
- the rpsM gene encoding 30S ribosomal protein S13 — its product is MARIAGVDLPKKKRVEYALTYIYGIGLKSSREILEAVGISFDKRVHELNEDEVSGIAKKIQQSYLVEGDLRKKVQMDIKSLMDLGNYRGIRHRKGLPVRGQTTKNNARTRKGKKKTVGSK
- the rpsD gene encoding 30S ribosomal protein S4, whose amino-acid sequence is MARYRGAVERLERRFGVSLALKGERRLSGKSALDKRAYGPGQHGQRRAKTSDYGLQLKEKQKAKMMYGISEKQFRSIFVEANRLDGNTGENLIRLIERRLDNVVYRMGFATTRSSARQLVTHGHVLVDGKRLDIPSYFVRSGQKIEIKEKTKSNPQVVRAMELTAQTGIVPWIDVEKDKKYGIFTRYPEREEVVVPIEERLIVELYSK